CTGAAGACCGATGAGTTTGTGGTCGCGCCGGTGGCGCCCGCCATGCGCTTGCAGATCGGGATCTCCCAGAATGCGTTCGACGCCGCCTTCAACGCGATCTCCCGCTGAGGAGATCAGGTGCCCGGATCGATCTTCGCCCGGGCTTCCTGAAGCAGTCGCGGATTCGCCTCGAGAAGATCGGCGATCGCGCGGATCACCGCCAAGGTCGGGCGGGACACGTGGTGCTCCATGCCCTCGACATCGCGGTAGATGGTTTCCTCTTCGAGGCCGAAGAGACGGAGAAAGCGGGTGAGCGTTTCGTGGCGCTCGATGATGGCCCGGGCGATGTGGTGCCCCTGCTCGGTGAGGACGGTGCCGCGGTACTTCTCGTGCTTCACCAGCCCCTCGCTATCCAGGCGGCGCAGCATGTTCGTCACGCTGGCCTGCGAGATGCCGAGGTTCTTCGAGATATCGACCGCGCGGGCATAGCCCTTCGCCTCGATCAGATGCAGGATCTGCTCGAGGTAGTCGTCCATCGCGACGGAGCCGCTGGTGCGTTGGGATCGTGCCGCCACCGCGGGGAGTGAAGACGGCGCGGGAAGATCGCGCAATGATGGATGTGGCGCGATGTCCCACTTCGGGCCTACTTGGCGAAGAGCGCCTCGCGGAGCCCGGTCTTTTGGTTTTCCGCATCCCAGTAGCCGAATCCGGCCTTCCAGTCCCACATCGCCCAGGGCATGCGGCGTTTCTCGGCAGCCTTCCGGAAGTCGCGGATGTAGCGCTCGCGGCTGGCCGGGTCGGCCTCCTTGAAGCAGCCGAACTCGCCGATATGGATCGGCCGGCCGAAGTGGGTGGACCACGCCGCGGCATCGTCCAGCAGCAGCTCGAAGCTGGCGGCAGTGCAGGGATTGTCGCTGCCCTTGCGGGTATTGTAGGCCTCGATCCATGCGACCAGACCGGCATTTCCGCGCAGGGACTCCGGCAGGGTGACCGGCTGTGGCGGCGGCCCGGGGTACGAGATCCCTCGTAGATCCTGGAGATTCACCCAAGAGGCGCGCTGGTGGGTGAACTGGAAGGGCTCGTAGCTATGGATGCTGGCGATGATCCGCTCATCGCCATCGGGCAGGAAGAAGCGGTCCAGCCCGGGCACGCTGGCCCACTGCGGCGGATTGGCCAGCAGGATGCGCTCCGGATTGCTCTTGCGGATCGCGGCGATTCCATCGGCATGGACCTTGGCGAGAATCTGGTCATCGAGCGCGGCATTCGGCTCGTTGAGCAGCTCGAAGAAGAGCTGCTGCGGCCAGTCCTTGAAGTGCCGGGCGACGATCTCCCAGCCGGAGGCGAAGGCGGCGCGGTGCTTCTCCGGTTCCTTGCAGAGATCCTCGAA
The sequence above is a segment of the Luteolibacter rhizosphaerae genome. Coding sequences within it:
- the mntR gene encoding transcriptional regulator MntR; translation: MAARSQRTSGSVAMDDYLEQILHLIEAKGYARAVDISKNLGISQASVTNMLRRLDSEGLVKHEKYRGTVLTEQGHHIARAIIERHETLTRFLRLFGLEEETIYRDVEGMEHHVSRPTLAVIRAIADLLEANPRLLQEARAKIDPGT